The Wigglesworthia glossinidia endosymbiont of Glossina morsitans morsitans (Yale colony) genome has a window encoding:
- a CDS encoding FAD-dependent monooxygenase — translation MKLTIIGGGIVGLVFALALSHLSNNQIIIDLVEVNKPENYNRKFCYDRTIAISYYTYYVLKDMKIWNHFIKYVTKISTIEVSDQNNLSKIQIFSHDFLLPFFGYTISSQLMRSKLFQLLKTKNNIYVHCPAKPIKIIREKYNNIVLLDNGKKLISQLIVVADGMRTNIANQFNITYTQYSYKSIAMSSKIYTTFSHNFCAFEKFLSSGSLAFLPLKFNIGAIVWCFPENQLNMIKSWNKKKLSQKIQKIFGSSLGALYVFENQQYVNLSLKIANQHISHRLVLIGNSAQVIHPIAGQGLNLGIRDAISLARILRNASKKHIDLGNYNILLKYQNSRKIDQSKTIYITNFLIDLFANRTPYFVLMRNLGLYISNIFPCLVKQFIKNMFLNKNFYFN, via the coding sequence ATGAAACTTACTATCATCGGAGGAGGTATTGTTGGACTTGTATTTGCTTTAGCGTTATCACACCTTAGTAATAATCAAATTATTATTGATTTAGTAGAAGTTAACAAACCCGAAAATTATAATAGAAAGTTCTGTTATGATCGTACTATAGCGATATCTTATTATACATATTATGTATTAAAAGATATGAAAATCTGGAATCATTTTATCAAATACGTTACTAAAATATCCACTATAGAAGTAAGCGATCAAAATAATTTAAGTAAAATTCAAATTTTTTCTCATGATTTTTTATTACCTTTTTTTGGTTATACAATTTCTTCACAACTTATGAGATCAAAATTATTTCAATTATTAAAAACAAAAAATAATATTTACGTTCATTGCCCCGCAAAACCTATAAAAATTATCCGAGAAAAATATAACAATATTGTTCTCTTAGATAATGGAAAGAAATTAATTAGTCAACTTATAGTAGTTGCAGATGGAATGCGTACAAATATAGCAAATCAATTTAACATTACTTATACACAATATTCTTATAAATCAATTGCTATGTCTAGTAAAATATATACTACTTTTTCTCATAATTTTTGTGCTTTTGAAAAATTTTTATCATCAGGATCTTTAGCTTTTTTGCCATTAAAATTTAATATTGGCGCTATAGTTTGGTGTTTTCCAGAAAATCAACTTAACATGATTAAATCTTGGAATAAAAAAAAATTATCACAAAAAATACAAAAGATCTTCGGATCAAGTCTTGGTGCTTTATATGTTTTTGAAAATCAACAATATGTTAATTTAAGTCTTAAAATTGCTAATCAACATATTTCACACAGATTGGTGTTAATCGGCAACTCCGCGCAAGTTATACATCCTATTGCAGGACAAGGATTAAATTTAGGTATTCGAGATGCAATATCATTGGCTAGAATATTAAGGAATGCTTCAAAAAAACATATAGATCTTGGAAACTATAATATTTTATTAAAATATCAAAATTCAAGAAAAATAGATCAATCAAAAACGATATATATAACAAATTTTTTAATAGATCTTTTTGCTAATCGTACCCCTTATTTTGTATTAATGAGAAATTTAGGATTGTATATTTCAAATATTTTTCCTTGTTTAGTAAAACAATTTATTAAAAATATGTTTTTGAATAAAAATTTTTATTTCAATTAA
- the zapA gene encoding cell division protein ZapA, whose product MMEQPVDIQIFGRTLRINCPEEKRAELNRAAKYLEKQLQELKERTKISNVEQLLFISALNICYDLNQEKAKFQNYTVSIDRGIQSLKDTVSRAISEHNTQTLQTNNIKKI is encoded by the coding sequence ATCATGGAACAACCGGTAGATATTCAAATATTTGGACGTACATTACGTATTAATTGCCCTGAGGAAAAACGCGCAGAACTTAACCGGGCCGCAAAGTATTTAGAAAAACAATTACAAGAACTTAAAGAGCGTACTAAAATTTCTAATGTAGAACAATTACTTTTTATTTCTGCTTTAAACATATGTTACGATCTTAATCAAGAAAAAGCTAAATTTCAAAACTATACTGTAAGTATAGATCGTGGTATCCAGTCTTTGAAAGATACAGTTTCTCGTGCTATATCAGAGCATAATACACAAACTTTGCAAACAAATAACATCAAAAAAATCTAG
- the pepP gene encoding Xaa-Pro aminopeptidase: protein MYQEYLNRRKKLFAQMAPESATLIFAAAENNKNFDYNFQYRQDKNFFYFTGFNEPQALFILIKRHNNNQCIIFNQKKNTNNKQWFGSNLGQKSALKKLYVNYSYTWNDIENRLYLILNYLHVVYYAIGLNEKYDKIFFLTLEKLRLKSKKNKKFCAPKRILDWRLFVYKMRLIKSKQEIYFIQKACDISILAHIRAIKFCQPKRYEYELVAEIHHEFLRNGCLTNSYNTIVGSGENSCILHYTKNNKKMKNGELVLIDAGCEYCNYTSDITRTIPVNGIFLKEQRIIYHIVLDMLNLALKLFKPNIKIKIINIQVIQLLLSKLKSIGLINGTINQLMHTKIYKKFFMHRLCHWIGLSVHDCEYMPCNDNTILKPGMTLAVEPGIYIPKNNNIPFLYRGIGIRIEENIVITSKGNKIFTQNLIKTPNEIEKLMRKPI from the coding sequence ATGTATCAAGAATATCTCAATAGAAGAAAAAAATTATTTGCACAAATGGCTCCAGAAAGTGCTACTTTAATTTTTGCAGCTGCAGAGAATAACAAAAATTTTGATTATAATTTTCAGTATAGACAAGATAAAAATTTTTTTTATTTTACTGGATTTAATGAACCTCAAGCATTATTTATTTTGATAAAACGTCATAACAATAATCAATGTATAATATTTAACCAAAAAAAAAACACTAATAACAAACAATGGTTTGGGAGCAACTTAGGACAAAAATCTGCTTTAAAAAAATTATATGTTAATTATTCGTATACATGGAATGATATTGAAAATAGATTGTATTTAATTTTAAATTATTTACATGTTGTTTATTATGCAATAGGATTGAATGAAAAGTACGATAAAATATTTTTTTTAACTCTAGAAAAACTAAGATTAAAATCAAAAAAAAATAAAAAATTTTGTGCTCCAAAACGTATTTTAGATTGGAGACTGTTCGTATATAAAATGCGTTTAATTAAATCAAAACAAGAAATTTATTTTATTCAAAAAGCTTGTGATATCAGTATTCTCGCGCATATTAGGGCTATTAAATTTTGTCAACCAAAAAGATATGAATACGAATTAGTTGCAGAAATTCATCATGAATTTCTACGTAATGGTTGTCTAACTAATTCTTACAATACTATTGTAGGTAGCGGCGAGAATTCTTGCATTTTACACTATACAAAAAATAATAAAAAAATGAAAAATGGTGAATTAGTGTTGATTGATGCAGGCTGTGAATATTGTAATTATACCAGTGATATTACTAGAACCATTCCAGTGAATGGAATCTTTTTAAAAGAACAACGTATTATATATCATATTGTACTAGATATGTTAAATCTTGCTTTAAAATTGTTTAAGCCAAACATAAAAATTAAAATAATTAATATTCAAGTAATTCAGTTACTATTATCAAAACTTAAATCAATTGGGTTAATTAATGGCACCATAAATCAATTAATGCATACAAAAATATATAAAAAATTTTTTATGCATCGACTATGTCATTGGATTGGACTGAGTGTACATGATTGCGAATATATGCCGTGTAATGATAATACAATTTTAAAACCTGGAATGACTCTAGCTGTAGAACCTGGAATTTATATTCCAAAAAATAATAATATTCCATTTTTATATCGTGGAATAGGGATTCGTATTGAGGAAAATATTGTTATTACTTCTAAAGGAAACAAAATTTTTACTCAAAATTTAATTAAAACACCTAATGAAATTGAAAAACTAATGCGTAAACCTATATGA